A window from Pseudomonas alloputida encodes these proteins:
- a CDS encoding DUF2970 domain-containing protein has translation MDDSSQGKPPTFWQMLHSILAAAFGVQSGKNRARDFTHGKASHFIALGALFTLVFIAVLIGLVQLALHLTR, from the coding sequence ATGGACGATTCCAGCCAGGGCAAACCCCCGACCTTCTGGCAGATGCTGCACAGCATCCTCGCTGCCGCCTTCGGCGTGCAAAGCGGCAAAAACCGCGCACGCGACTTCACCCACGGCAAGGCCAGCCACTTCATTGCGCTGGGGGCGCTGTTCACCCTGGTGTTCATTGCGGTATTGATCGGGCTGGTGCAGTTGGCCCTGCACCTGACCCGCTAA
- a CDS encoding ABC transporter substrate-binding protein yields MLKALCQSLCLVLPLVANAQPASVVFLNPGLSTETFWTSYTRFMQAAADELGMTLQVQYSERRADLTLTQARAILSAPQRPDYLVLVNEQYVAPEILRLSRGTGVKLLLVNNGLTASQRLSIEGQPDKYAEPLGTLMSNDEQAGFQMLHLMLAQLPRDAGPVDLVAFAGVKTTPASQLRVEGMRRALADFPQVRLRQVVYGGWNRQRAYEQAKQLLERYPATRLVWSANDQMAFGAMQAFEEAGHTPGRDVLFAAVNSSPEALRARIDGRLSVLMGGHFTLGGWAMVMLHDDAHGLALNRDGVRERRIPVLQEIDQAKARRWLKLLERDDYGVDFRRYSAEGRPPGYRYPFLASPVEY; encoded by the coding sequence ATGCTCAAGGCCCTGTGCCAAAGCTTGTGCCTTGTCTTGCCACTGGTGGCAAATGCGCAACCGGCTTCGGTGGTGTTTCTCAACCCGGGGCTGTCCACCGAGACATTCTGGACCAGCTATACCCGCTTCATGCAGGCCGCCGCGGACGAGCTGGGCATGACCCTGCAGGTGCAATATAGCGAGCGCCGCGCCGACCTGACACTGACCCAGGCCCGGGCGATCCTGAGCGCGCCGCAGCGGCCGGATTACCTGGTGCTGGTCAACGAGCAGTACGTGGCACCGGAAATCCTGCGCCTGTCGCGTGGCACCGGGGTGAAGCTGCTGCTGGTCAACAATGGCCTGACCGCCAGCCAGCGCCTCAGCATCGAGGGCCAGCCCGACAAGTATGCCGAGCCACTGGGTACCTTGATGAGCAACGACGAGCAGGCAGGCTTCCAGATGTTGCACCTGATGCTCGCGCAGCTGCCTCGCGACGCAGGGCCGGTGGATCTGGTGGCTTTTGCCGGGGTCAAGACCACCCCCGCCTCGCAGTTGCGCGTTGAGGGCATGCGCCGCGCCCTGGCCGATTTCCCTCAGGTGCGCTTGCGGCAAGTGGTATACGGCGGCTGGAACCGCCAGCGCGCCTATGAGCAAGCGAAGCAGTTGCTGGAACGTTACCCGGCCACCCGGCTGGTGTGGTCGGCTAATGACCAGATGGCCTTTGGTGCCATGCAGGCGTTCGAGGAGGCCGGGCACACGCCGGGGCGTGACGTGCTGTTCGCTGCCGTCAACAGCTCGCCCGAAGCCTTGCGCGCGCGTATCGATGGGCGCCTGAGCGTACTGATGGGTGGGCATTTCACCCTTGGCGGTTGGGCCATGGTGATGCTGCACGATGATGCCCACGGGCTGGCGTTGAACCGCGACGGCGTGCGCGAACGCCGTATTCCGGTATTGCAGGAAATCGATCAGGCCAAGGCCAGGCGTTGGCTGAAGCTGTTGGAAAGGGACGACTACGGCGTCGATTTTCGGCGTTACAGTGCCGAAGGGCGGCCGCCCGGGTACCGTTACCCGTTTCTGGCGTCACCGGTCGAATATTGA
- the metH gene encoding methionine synthase, producing MSDRSARLQALQNALKERILILDGGMGTMIQSYRLEEHDYRGTRFADWPSDVKGNNDLLLLSRPDVIAAIEKAYLDAGADILETNTFNATQISQADYGMESLVYELNVEGARIARQVADAKTLETPDKPRFVAGVLGPTSRTCSISPDVNDPGFRNVTFDELVENYIEATRGLIEGGADLILIETIFDTLNAKAAIFAVQQVFEDDNVELPIMISGTITDASGRTLSGQTTEAFWNSVRHAKPISVGLNCALGAKDLRPYLEELATKADTHVSAHPNAGLPNAFGEYDETPAEMAAVVEEFAASGFLNIIGGCCGTTPGHIQAIAEAVAKYKPREIPEIAKACRLSGLEPFTIDRQSLFVNVGERTNITGSAKFARLIREENYTEALEVALQQVEAGAQVIDINMDEGMLDSQAAMVRFLNLIAGEPDISRVPIMIDSSKWEVIEAGLKCIQGKGIVNSISMKEGVEQFKHHARLCKRYGAAVVVMAFDEVGQADTAARKKEICQRSYDILVNEVGFPPEDIIFDPNIFAVATGIEEHNNYAVDFIEACAYIRDHLPHALSSGGVSNVSFSFRGNNPVREAIHSVFLYHAIQNGLTMGIVNAGQLEIYDEIPAQLREKVEDVVLNRTPHGTDALLAIADDYKGGGATKEVENEEWRSLPVEKRLEHALVKGITAFIVEDTEACRQQCARPIEVIEGPLMNGMNVVGDLFGAGKMFLPQVVKSARVMKQAVAHLIPFIEAEKGDKPEAKGKILMATVKGDVHDIGKNIVGVVLGCNGYDIVDLGVMVPAEKILQTAREQKCDIIGLSGLITPSLDEMVHVAREMQRQGFELPLMIGGATTSKAHTAVKIEPKYSNDAVIYVTDASRAVGVATQLLSKELKPGFVEKTRLEYVDVRERTANRSARTERLSYAQAIAAKPQYDWAGYQPTAPSFTGVKVLEDIDLRTLAEYIDWTPFFISWDLAGKFPRILTDEVVGEAATALYKDAREMLDKLIDEKLISARAVFGFWPANQVDDDDIEVYGEDGQALATLHHLRQQTIKPDGKPNWSLADFVAPKDSGVTDYVGGFITTAGIGAEEVAKAYQDKGDDYSSIMVKALADRLAEACAEWLHEQVRKEHWGYARDEHLDNEALIKEQYSGIRPAPGYPACPDHTEKETLFRLLDGTAIGETGPSGVYLTEHFAMFPAAAVSGWYFAHPQAKYFAVGKVDKDQIERYSARKGQDISVSERWLAPNLGYDS from the coding sequence ATGTCCGACCGCAGCGCTCGTCTCCAAGCACTCCAGAACGCACTCAAAGAGCGCATCCTGATCCTCGACGGCGGCATGGGTACTATGATCCAAAGCTACCGCCTGGAGGAACACGACTATCGTGGCACGCGTTTTGCCGATTGGCCAAGCGATGTGAAGGGTAACAACGACCTTTTGCTGCTCAGCCGCCCGGACGTGATCGCCGCCATCGAGAAGGCCTACCTGGATGCCGGTGCCGATATTCTCGAAACCAACACCTTCAACGCCACGCAGATTTCCCAGGCCGACTACGGCATGGAGTCGCTGGTTTACGAGTTGAACGTCGAAGGCGCGCGCATCGCTCGCCAGGTTGCCGATGCCAAGACCCTGGAGACGCCGGACAAGCCGCGCTTCGTTGCCGGCGTGCTCGGCCCTACCAGCCGAACCTGCTCGATTTCCCCGGACGTCAACGACCCAGGGTTTCGCAACGTCACCTTCGACGAGTTGGTAGAAAACTACATCGAGGCCACCCGCGGCCTGATCGAAGGCGGCGCCGACCTGATCCTGATCGAAACCATCTTCGACACCCTCAACGCCAAGGCGGCGATCTTCGCCGTGCAGCAAGTGTTCGAGGACGACAACGTCGAACTGCCGATCATGATCTCCGGCACCATCACCGACGCCTCCGGTCGTACCCTGTCGGGCCAGACCACCGAAGCGTTCTGGAACTCGGTGCGTCACGCCAAGCCGATTTCCGTGGGCCTGAACTGCGCCCTCGGCGCCAAGGACCTGCGCCCGTATTTGGAAGAGCTGGCCACCAAGGCCGATACCCACGTGTCCGCCCACCCCAACGCCGGCCTGCCGAACGCCTTCGGCGAGTACGACGAAACCCCGGCCGAGATGGCCGCGGTGGTCGAAGAATTCGCGGCCAGCGGCTTCCTCAACATCATTGGCGGCTGCTGCGGCACCACGCCGGGGCACATCCAGGCCATTGCCGAAGCCGTGGCCAAGTACAAGCCGCGCGAGATCCCGGAAATCGCCAAGGCCTGCCGCCTGTCGGGCCTGGAGCCGTTCACCATCGACCGCCAGTCGCTGTTCGTCAACGTCGGTGAGCGCACCAACATCACCGGTTCCGCCAAGTTCGCCAGGCTGATCCGCGAAGAGAACTATACCGAAGCCCTGGAAGTCGCCCTGCAGCAGGTCGAGGCCGGCGCCCAGGTAATCGACATCAACATGGACGAAGGGATGCTCGACTCCCAGGCGGCCATGGTCCGGTTCCTCAACCTGATCGCGGGTGAGCCGGACATTTCGCGCGTACCGATCATGATCGACTCGTCCAAGTGGGAAGTGATCGAAGCCGGCCTCAAGTGCATCCAGGGCAAGGGCATCGTCAACTCCATTTCCATGAAGGAAGGCGTCGAGCAGTTCAAGCACCACGCCCGCCTGTGCAAGCGCTATGGCGCTGCCGTGGTGGTCATGGCCTTCGACGAAGTCGGCCAGGCCGACACAGCCGCGCGCAAGAAGGAAATCTGCCAGCGCAGCTATGACATCCTGGTCAACGAAGTGGGCTTCCCGCCAGAAGACATCATCTTCGACCCGAACATCTTTGCCGTCGCCACCGGTATCGAAGAGCACAACAACTACGCCGTCGACTTCATCGAGGCCTGTGCCTATATCCGCGACCACCTGCCCCACGCCCTGAGCTCAGGTGGTGTGTCCAACGTGTCGTTCTCGTTCCGTGGCAACAACCCGGTGCGTGAAGCGATCCACTCGGTGTTCCTGTATCACGCGATCCAGAACGGCCTGACCATGGGTATCGTCAACGCCGGCCAGCTGGAGATCTACGACGAGATCCCGGCCCAGCTGCGTGAAAAGGTCGAGGACGTGGTACTCAACCGCACCCCGCATGGCACCGATGCACTGCTGGCCATCGCCGACGACTACAAGGGTGGCGGCGCAACCAAGGAAGTGGAAAACGAAGAGTGGCGCTCGCTGCCGGTGGAAAAACGCCTGGAGCACGCGCTGGTCAAGGGCATCACCGCGTTCATCGTCGAAGACACCGAAGCATGCCGCCAGCAGTGCGCGCGCCCCATCGAAGTGATCGAAGGCCCGCTGATGAACGGCATGAACGTGGTCGGCGACCTGTTCGGCGCGGGTAAAATGTTCCTGCCGCAGGTGGTCAAGTCGGCCCGCGTCATGAAACAGGCCGTTGCTCACCTGATCCCGTTCATCGAAGCCGAAAAAGGCGACAAGCCGGAAGCCAAGGGCAAGATCCTGATGGCCACGGTGAAAGGCGACGTGCACGACATCGGCAAGAACATTGTCGGCGTGGTGCTGGGCTGTAACGGATACGACATCGTCGACCTTGGCGTGATGGTACCGGCGGAGAAGATCCTGCAAACGGCCCGCGAGCAGAAGTGCGACATCATCGGCCTGTCCGGCCTGATTACCCCGTCGCTGGACGAAATGGTCCACGTTGCCCGCGAAATGCAGCGCCAGGGCTTCGAACTGCCGCTGATGATCGGTGGCGCCACCACCTCCAAGGCGCACACTGCAGTCAAGATCGAGCCCAAGTACAGCAACGACGCGGTCATCTACGTCACCGACGCTTCGCGCGCGGTCGGCGTGGCCACCCAGTTGCTGTCCAAAGAACTCAAGCCAGGCTTCGTCGAGAAGACCCGCCTGGAATACGTGGACGTGCGTGAGCGTACCGCCAACCGCAGCGCCCGCACCGAACGCCTCAGCTACGCCCAGGCGATCGCCGCCAAGCCGCAGTACGACTGGGCCGGCTACCAGCCGACGGCGCCCTCCTTCACCGGCGTCAAGGTGCTGGAGGACATCGATTTGCGCACCCTGGCCGAGTACATCGACTGGACGCCGTTCTTCATCTCCTGGGACCTGGCCGGCAAGTTCCCGCGCATCCTCACCGACGAGGTGGTTGGCGAGGCCGCCACGGCGCTGTACAAGGATGCCCGCGAGATGCTCGACAAGCTGATCGATGAGAAGCTGATCAGCGCTCGCGCGGTATTCGGCTTCTGGCCGGCCAACCAGGTGGACGATGACGACATCGAAGTCTACGGCGAAGACGGCCAGGCACTGGCCACCCTGCATCACCTGCGCCAGCAGACCATCAAGCCGGACGGCAAGCCCAACTGGTCGCTGGCCGACTTCGTCGCACCGAAAGACAGTGGCGTTACCGACTACGTAGGTGGTTTCATCACCACCGCCGGCATCGGTGCCGAGGAAGTGGCCAAGGCTTACCAGGACAAGGGCGACGACTACAGCTCGATCATGGTCAAGGCACTGGCCGACCGCCTGGCCGAAGCCTGTGCCGAATGGCTGCACGAGCAGGTGCGTAAAGAGCACTGGGGCTATGCCCGCGACGAGCACCTGGACAACGAGGCGCTGATCAAGGAACAGTACAGCGGCATCCGCCCTGCGCCGGGTTATCCGGCCTGCCCCGACCACACTGAAAAGGAAACTCTGTTCCGCCTGCTCGATGGCACCGCCATCGGTGAAACCGGGCCGAGCGGGGTGTACCTCACCGAGCACTTCGCGATGTTCCCGGCGGCGGCGGTCAGCGGCTGGTACTTCGCCCACCCGCAGGCGAAGTATTTTGCCGTAGGCAAGGTCGACAAGGACCAGATCGAGCGTTACAGCGCACGCAAAGGCCAGGATATCAGCGTGAGCGAGCGCTGGCTGGCGCCTAACCTGGGGTATGACAGCTAA
- a CDS encoding nitrite/sulfite reductase, with the protein MYVYDEYDQRIIEDRVKQFRDQTRRYLAGELSEEEFRPLRLQNGLYIQRFAPMLRVAVPYGQLNANQVRTLAKIARDYDKGYAHISTRQNVQFNWPALEDIPDILAELATVQMHAIQTSGNCLRNTTTDQFAGVAADEIVDPRPWCEIVRQWTTFHPEFAYLPRKFKIAINGSQEDRAAIEVHDIGLEPVRNAAGELGFRVLVGGGLGRTPVVGSFINEFLPWQDLISYLDAILRVYNRYGRRDNKYKARIKILVKALTPEVFAEKVEAEMVHLRGGTTTLTEAEVQRVSRHFVDPEYLALDNVDYTALDAEHPGFARWRSRNTRAHKRPGYVAVTLSLKPTGVAPGDVTDKQLDAVADLAERYSFGFLRTSHEQNIILADVEQRQLHALWLELRESGFATPNIGLLTDIICCPGGDYCSLANAKSIPIAESIQRRFDDLDYLFDIGEIDLNISGCMNACGHHHVGHIGILGVDKKGEEFYQVSLGGNAARGASLGKILGPSFAQDDMADVIEKLIAVYVEQRTEEERFIDTYQRIGIDPFKERVYAANH; encoded by the coding sequence ATGTACGTATACGACGAGTACGATCAGCGGATCATCGAGGACCGCGTCAAGCAGTTCCGTGATCAGACCCGCCGCTACCTGGCCGGTGAGCTGAGCGAAGAAGAATTCCGCCCTCTGCGCCTGCAGAACGGCCTATACATCCAACGTTTCGCGCCGATGCTGCGTGTCGCGGTGCCGTACGGCCAGCTGAACGCCAACCAGGTCCGCACCCTGGCCAAGATCGCTCGCGACTATGACAAGGGCTACGCCCACATTTCCACCCGCCAGAACGTGCAGTTCAACTGGCCGGCGCTGGAAGACATCCCCGACATCCTCGCCGAACTGGCCACCGTGCAGATGCACGCGATCCAGACCAGCGGCAACTGCCTGCGCAATACCACCACCGACCAGTTCGCCGGTGTGGCCGCAGACGAAATCGTCGACCCGCGCCCGTGGTGTGAAATCGTCCGTCAGTGGACCACCTTCCACCCGGAATTCGCCTACCTGCCACGCAAGTTCAAGATCGCCATCAACGGCTCGCAGGAAGACCGCGCCGCCATCGAAGTGCACGACATTGGCCTTGAGCCGGTGCGCAACGCTGCCGGCGAACTGGGCTTCCGTGTGCTGGTAGGTGGTGGCCTGGGCCGTACCCCGGTGGTGGGCTCGTTCATCAACGAGTTCCTGCCGTGGCAGGACCTGATCAGCTACCTCGACGCCATCCTGCGCGTGTACAACCGTTACGGTCGCCGTGACAACAAGTACAAGGCGCGGATCAAGATCCTGGTCAAGGCCCTTACCCCGGAAGTGTTCGCCGAAAAGGTCGAGGCCGAAATGGTCCACCTGCGTGGCGGCACCACCACCCTGACCGAAGCCGAAGTGCAGCGCGTATCGCGCCACTTCGTCGACCCCGAGTACCTCGCACTCGACAACGTCGACTACACCGCCCTGGATGCCGAGCACCCAGGGTTCGCCCGCTGGCGCTCGCGCAACACCCGCGCCCACAAGCGCCCGGGCTACGTGGCTGTGACCCTGTCACTCAAGCCTACCGGTGTTGCCCCGGGCGACGTGACCGACAAGCAGCTGGACGCCGTGGCCGACCTGGCCGAACGCTACAGCTTCGGCTTCCTGCGCACCTCGCACGAGCAGAACATCATCCTCGCCGACGTCGAGCAGCGCCAGTTGCACGCGCTGTGGCTTGAACTGCGCGAGAGCGGCTTCGCCACCCCGAACATCGGCCTGCTGACCGACATCATCTGCTGCCCGGGTGGCGACTACTGCTCGCTGGCCAACGCCAAGTCGATCCCGATTGCCGAGTCCATCCAGCGCCGCTTCGACGACCTGGACTACCTGTTCGACATCGGCGAAATCGACCTGAACATCTCCGGCTGCATGAACGCCTGCGGCCACCACCACGTGGGCCACATCGGCATCCTCGGCGTGGACAAGAAGGGTGAGGAGTTCTACCAGGTGTCGCTGGGCGGCAACGCCGCACGCGGCGCAAGCCTGGGCAAGATCCTTGGCCCGTCCTTCGCGCAGGATGACATGGCCGATGTGATCGAGAAGCTGATCGCCGTGTACGTCGAGCAACGTACCGAGGAAGAGCGTTTCATCGACACCTACCAGCGTATCGGCATCGACCCCTTCAAGGAACGCGTCTATGCAGCGAATCATTAA